The Mechercharimyces sp. CAU 1602 genome includes a region encoding these proteins:
- a CDS encoding CopG family ribbon-helix-helix protein, which translates to MISLPDHLLEEVDGMVAKEKSNRSEFVRRAMKLYLNERKKRVIREMMQRGYMEMGRINLNYALEAFEAEEEADDTLVRMVSGV; encoded by the coding sequence ATGATTAGCTTACCTGATCATTTACTTGAAGAGGTAGATGGAATGGTAGCAAAAGAAAAATCGAATCGGAGCGAGTTTGTCCGCCGAGCGATGAAGTTGTATTTAAATGAGCGCAAAAAGCGTGTCATACGTGAAATGATGCAACGAGGCTACATGGAGATGGGTCGAATTAACCTCAATTACGCATTGGAAGCTTTCGAAGCGGAAGAAGAGGCGGATGATACGTTGGTTCGTATGGTTAGTGGGGTGTAG
- the acpS gene encoding holo-ACP synthase, with the protein MIIGIGTDLVEMDRIREIGVDRLLKRILTEEEQKLLSQHERRRLEMVAGRFAAKEAVVKAAGTGIGSQIGFLDIDVVKDKAGRPYLRLSERAQKNLGWGEDVSLHLSISHTKAYATAIVVVERLASP; encoded by the coding sequence ATGATTATTGGCATCGGTACGGATCTGGTGGAGATGGATCGAATCAGGGAAATTGGAGTAGATCGCTTACTTAAACGGATCCTCACCGAGGAGGAACAAAAGCTTCTTTCTCAACATGAACGTCGCCGTCTAGAAATGGTGGCAGGACGATTTGCTGCCAAAGAAGCGGTTGTAAAAGCAGCTGGCACAGGAATTGGTAGTCAAATCGGCTTTTTAGATATTGATGTTGTAAAAGATAAAGCGGGTCGTCCGTACCTGCGTCTATCAGAGCGAGCGCAGAAAAACCTAGGGTGGGGAGAGGACGTATCACTTCACCTCTCCATCTCTCATACTAAGGCTTATGCTACTGCTATAGTTGTGGTTGAGCGATTGGCATCGCCATAA
- a CDS encoding DUF4367 domain-containing protein, producing MRRTPLLLAIILLLTVWLTGCGPKSSDEVIRDVSKRLEKMESYKSKAKMQVATGNEPQEYDVEVWYQQPHFYRVSLKNKKKEITQVLLRNDDGVYVITPHLDKSFRFQSDWPEANGQIYLYQTLMNSIIEDKERQFEATEGVYQFEVAASYKQHQSFQSQKIWMKQDLSPDKVEVYDENHEALVTVTFDSFEINPTFDADAFDLERNRSAFALKKSPSTEEEEKFSVLTPGYVPEGSRLTGENTVESMNGKTVVMRYQGDRPFTLAQSHPSAVHASLTAEGTPIDLGFTYGVMVEMEEKKRLTWTYEGTQFELYGDLPEAEMEKIAQSVVTQPAK from the coding sequence GTGCGTCGTACACCGTTACTTTTGGCAATCATATTATTGTTGACCGTATGGCTGACTGGATGTGGGCCCAAAAGTTCAGATGAAGTGATACGGGATGTTTCTAAGAGATTGGAGAAGATGGAAAGCTACAAGAGTAAAGCGAAAATGCAAGTTGCTACTGGCAATGAACCACAGGAGTATGATGTAGAGGTGTGGTATCAACAACCCCATTTTTATCGTGTCTCTCTTAAAAATAAGAAGAAAGAGATTACGCAAGTTTTATTGCGCAACGATGATGGAGTATACGTGATAACCCCACATTTGGATAAAAGTTTTCGCTTCCAGAGCGATTGGCCAGAAGCGAACGGACAAATTTATCTTTATCAAACATTGATGAACAGCATTATCGAAGATAAAGAGCGTCAATTTGAGGCGACGGAAGGAGTGTATCAGTTTGAAGTAGCAGCTAGTTATAAACAACATCAATCTTTTCAATCACAAAAAATCTGGATGAAGCAAGATTTGAGTCCAGATAAAGTAGAAGTATATGATGAAAATCATGAAGCCCTTGTTACGGTCACGTTTGATTCTTTTGAAATAAATCCTACTTTTGATGCCGATGCCTTTGATCTCGAGCGCAATCGCTCCGCCTTCGCCCTTAAGAAGAGTCCGAGTACAGAGGAAGAAGAGAAGTTTTCCGTTCTCACCCCCGGTTATGTGCCTGAGGGAAGCCGCTTGACAGGGGAAAATACAGTGGAGTCGATGAATGGAAAAACAGTGGTTATGCGCTATCAAGGTGATCGTCCTTTTACTTTAGCCCAAAGTCATCCGAGCGCTGTCCATGCTAGTTTAACAGCGGAGGGAACTCCGATTGATCTAGGCTTTACGTATGGAGTGATGGTAGAGATGGAAGAGAAAAAACGTTTGACCTGGACATATGAAGGTACCCAATTTGAATTGTACGGTGACTTGCCAGAGGCAGAGATGGAGAAAATTGCACAGTCCGTGGTGACACAACCAGCAAAATAG
- a CDS encoding type II toxin-antitoxin system PemK/MazF family toxin has product MIVKRGDVYFADLSPVVGSEQGGVRPVLVIQNNIGNRFSPTVIVAAITAQIQKAKLPTHVEIDAKANGFDRDSVILLEQIRTIDKQRLTDKITSLDDEMMEFVNEALQISLGLIDF; this is encoded by the coding sequence TTGATTGTTAAGCGTGGCGATGTCTATTTCGCGGATCTTTCTCCAGTGGTTGGTTCCGAACAAGGAGGCGTGCGGCCTGTCCTCGTCATTCAGAATAATATTGGTAACCGCTTTAGCCCCACCGTTATCGTCGCCGCGATCACCGCTCAGATCCAAAAAGCGAAGTTACCAACCCATGTGGAAATTGACGCAAAGGCGAACGGCTTTGATCGCGACTCTGTTATTTTGTTGGAACAGATACGTACCATCGACAAACAGCGTCTAACTGATAAGATTACTAGCCTGGATGATGAGATGATGGAGTTCGTAAACGAAGCATTGCAGATCAGCTTGGGATTGATTGATTTTTAA
- a CDS encoding NAD(P)H-hydrate dehydratase, with the protein MYVVTAQEMREIDRLSSAAFSIPGVVLMERAGLAVSQAVQERYTDGRVLILAGGGNNGGDGFVTARHLQQAGWDVQVWIVGSRARMSADTTTFLEACEALDIPIGWYEEEKHSLFLQALATVDGVVDALLGTGLSGEVRPSTARVISAINEAGLNWVVAVDVPSGVDVDRGKSHPVCIHADLTITFAFPKWGHYLFPTARYCGEIIVADIGIPTEVVRLCEPEVKVNHPHLWQQALRQREKWGHKGTYGHVLIVGGAQGMVGAAEMAGIGALRSGAGKVTLAVPAWAEQVMASKVTEAMVWAWPDNRGKFTIVPTATELKQRDITAIAVGPGLGRFSTEGEWLRTLLQQAEVPLVLDADALNILSLDPDWLCDAQDVVLTPHPGEMARLLGISIAEVEAARHQVARDFALRYGVTVVLKGTYTIIAYPDGKQVVNPTGNPALAKGGSGDILTGMIGALLARSLPLQQAVAMSVYLHGKAAESAAGTKSAHSVVATEVAAEIGVLLQQLESMYAPR; encoded by the coding sequence GTGTATGTAGTTACCGCACAAGAAATGCGTGAGATCGATCGACTTAGCAGCGCTGCATTCTCTATTCCAGGAGTTGTATTAATGGAACGGGCGGGGCTAGCTGTCAGCCAGGCAGTGCAGGAACGATACACTGATGGACGAGTGCTCATCCTTGCGGGTGGAGGAAACAATGGTGGTGACGGCTTTGTTACAGCGCGTCATCTTCAACAGGCAGGCTGGGATGTGCAAGTGTGGATTGTGGGTAGCCGTGCAAGAATGAGTGCAGATACGACCACTTTTTTAGAAGCTTGTGAAGCCCTTGACATCCCGATTGGGTGGTACGAAGAGGAAAAGCATTCTCTCTTTCTACAAGCGCTCGCTACTGTGGATGGGGTGGTCGACGCTTTATTGGGTACGGGACTCAGCGGTGAAGTCCGACCATCCACTGCACGCGTGATCTCCGCTATTAATGAAGCAGGGTTGAATTGGGTGGTAGCCGTTGACGTGCCAAGTGGAGTAGATGTAGATAGAGGGAAGTCTCATCCTGTTTGTATTCATGCAGACCTCACTATTACGTTCGCTTTTCCCAAGTGGGGACATTATCTCTTTCCTACTGCGCGCTATTGTGGAGAAATCATTGTGGCAGACATTGGGATTCCGACAGAGGTTGTTCGTCTCTGTGAACCGGAGGTGAAAGTAAACCATCCCCATCTGTGGCAGCAGGCACTGCGCCAGCGTGAAAAGTGGGGGCATAAAGGCACATATGGACATGTGTTAATCGTCGGTGGGGCACAAGGGATGGTAGGGGCGGCGGAAATGGCAGGAATCGGGGCTTTACGCTCTGGAGCCGGGAAAGTGACGCTTGCTGTGCCCGCATGGGCAGAGCAAGTGATGGCGAGCAAAGTGACAGAGGCGATGGTGTGGGCGTGGCCCGATAATAGAGGGAAGTTTACGATAGTGCCAACGGCAACCGAATTAAAGCAGCGTGACATTACAGCTATTGCAGTAGGACCGGGGCTGGGACGTTTTTCTACTGAAGGTGAATGGCTGCGCACTCTATTACAGCAGGCGGAAGTTCCTCTCGTGCTCGATGCCGATGCACTTAATATACTTTCTCTTGATCCAGATTGGTTATGCGATGCGCAAGATGTTGTTCTCACACCTCATCCAGGTGAGATGGCCCGCCTGCTTGGAATCTCTATTGCAGAGGTAGAGGCGGCACGTCATCAAGTGGCACGTGATTTCGCCCTTCGCTATGGAGTAACTGTTGTACTCAAAGGAACTTATACGATTATCGCTTATCCTGATGGGAAGCAAGTAGTTAATCCTACGGGAAATCCCGCTTTAGCCAAAGGTGGATCAGGTGATATATTAACGGGTATGATAGGCGCTCTGCTGGCACGTTCTCTTCCCTTGCAACAAGCGGTCGCTATGAGTGTCTATCTTCATGGCAAAGCAGCAGAAAGTGCGGCAGGCACAAAATCGGCGCATAGTGTGGTAGCTACAGAAGTGGCTGCAGAAATTGGGGTTCTTCTGCAGCAGTTGGAGTCCATGTACGCACCCCGTTAA
- a CDS encoding STAS domain-containing protein, which translates to MNVSIEERSGIDTGSVLVIRGEIDVYTAPALRDKVMPLTKKEDHITLDLSGVDYIDSTGLGVLIGAYKALRVKDGQLTLVGVGSRLYRLLEITGLSEIFTIHQGEKEGREG; encoded by the coding sequence ATGAATGTTTCAATTGAAGAAAGAAGTGGGATAGATACAGGATCAGTATTAGTAATTCGCGGTGAGATTGATGTGTACACTGCACCCGCGTTACGGGATAAAGTGATGCCATTAACGAAGAAAGAAGATCATATTACGTTGGATTTATCTGGTGTTGATTATATAGATAGTACGGGGCTAGGAGTGTTGATCGGAGCGTATAAAGCCTTACGTGTCAAGGATGGTCAGTTAACGTTGGTTGGTGTAGGGTCACGCTTGTATCGTTTATTGGAAATAACTGGATTAAGTGAGATCTTTACGATTCATCAAGGAGAAAAGGAGGGAAGAGAAGGATGA
- a CDS encoding PP2C family protein-serine/threonine phosphatase translates to MDKNFKQQYVEILHSYLKEQKEDHLYAVGQLGKWMLEDFLPPEEIVGFHLAGLKEWIEDLPVDVNLSFDVLIEIMVRYGIAYREHEMLVTRQQELESEIEVAVGMQQTLLPDGAPDFPGLDIGTISVPAHRMSGDYYNFVLHEDGTLGVALSDIIGKGIPAALCMSMIKYAMDGLDEESPSPSEILRHINAVVERNVDSSMFITMVYGLYNEQTHRFRYATAGHEPGFYYCAAEKRFYDMTTRGLVLGVSRHVHYQEYSLDLAPGDAIILFSDGVTECRIDEQFLGRDRLREILENHLDSTAQETVDATFQYLYEKANYELRDDQTILMLRRL, encoded by the coding sequence GTGGATAAGAACTTTAAGCAACAATATGTTGAGATCCTTCATTCCTATTTAAAAGAACAGAAGGAAGATCATTTATATGCTGTAGGTCAATTAGGGAAATGGATGTTAGAGGATTTTCTTCCCCCGGAAGAAATAGTAGGATTTCATTTAGCGGGATTAAAAGAATGGATTGAGGATCTTCCTGTAGATGTGAATCTATCCTTTGATGTGTTGATTGAAATCATGGTACGGTATGGTATTGCTTATCGAGAGCACGAGATGTTAGTTACAAGACAACAGGAGCTGGAGTCGGAAATAGAAGTAGCAGTGGGGATGCAACAAACGCTCCTCCCTGATGGAGCACCTGATTTTCCGGGCTTAGATATTGGTACCATCAGCGTGCCCGCTCATCGCATGAGTGGGGATTACTACAACTTTGTTTTACATGAAGATGGGACTCTTGGAGTAGCTTTATCCGATATTATTGGTAAAGGGATTCCTGCTGCTCTATGCATGTCGATGATCAAATACGCGATGGATGGATTAGACGAAGAATCTCCTTCGCCATCAGAAATTTTGCGACATATTAACGCTGTGGTAGAGCGAAATGTGGACTCCAGTATGTTTATAACGATGGTGTACGGTCTATATAATGAACAGACGCACCGTTTTCGATATGCCACTGCAGGGCATGAGCCTGGCTTTTATTATTGCGCTGCCGAAAAGCGTTTTTATGATATGACTACCCGGGGGCTGGTACTAGGTGTTAGTCGTCATGTTCACTATCAGGAGTATAGTTTAGATTTGGCACCAGGGGATGCGATCATCCTTTTCTCAGACGGGGTAACGGAATGTCGAATCGATGAGCAGTTTTTAGGGCGAGACCGTCTACGGGAAATATTGGAAAATCATTTAGACTCAACTGCGCAAGAAACAGTAGATGCTACTTTTCAATATCTGTATGAAAAAGCTAATTATGAGCTACGGGATGATCAAACGATTTTAATGCTTCGTCGGCTTTAG
- the alr gene encoding alanine racemase, translating into MAEIDLDAICHNVKQFRCHLPSGTQLMAVVKADGYGHGAQPVAQAAVEAGVDWLGVAFLDEALELRRGGIKVPLLVMGYTPPVAAAIAAQEDITLMINSSEDAIAMAHVLTDLERPLSVHVKVDTGMGRMGVLVDETVAIMEKLSSLNKIKVSGLFTHFACSDEKDKTYTHEQAARFQRVIDQLQAERLLPPIVHAANSGAAIDLPQYAYSMVRIGISLYGYYPSPEVDRSRIALRPALTLKTKVVRVKRLPKSYGVSYGKTTTVNGKQWIATLPIGYADGFSRQLSNRGVALIGGKRVPIVGRVCMDQMMIDVSSVMPVKVGDEVVLYGNQRASSISVDEVADMLNTISYEVTSKISRRVPRIYIKEGQETQVINYLHATSGDLF; encoded by the coding sequence GTGGCCGAGATAGATCTTGATGCGATATGCCATAATGTGAAGCAATTTCGTTGTCACTTACCTTCGGGTACGCAGTTGATGGCGGTTGTAAAAGCAGATGGATATGGTCATGGTGCTCAGCCAGTAGCACAAGCGGCTGTGGAAGCAGGGGTAGACTGGCTGGGGGTAGCTTTTTTAGATGAAGCGCTTGAACTGCGTCGGGGAGGGATTAAGGTACCTCTGTTGGTGATGGGATACACCCCACCTGTAGCAGCTGCTATCGCGGCGCAGGAAGATATCACGCTAATGATTAACTCATCTGAGGATGCTATAGCGATGGCACATGTGCTCACTGATTTAGAACGACCGTTGTCAGTTCATGTCAAAGTGGATACGGGCATGGGACGTATGGGAGTTCTCGTTGATGAAACCGTAGCGATTATGGAAAAACTATCTTCTCTCAACAAGATTAAGGTATCGGGGCTGTTTACCCACTTTGCCTGTTCAGATGAAAAGGATAAAACGTATACACACGAACAAGCGGCTCGATTTCAGCGCGTAATCGATCAATTACAAGCAGAAAGGTTATTACCCCCGATAGTGCATGCGGCCAATAGCGGTGCGGCTATTGATCTCCCTCAATATGCATATTCGATGGTGCGGATTGGAATCAGCTTGTATGGATACTATCCCTCACCAGAAGTGGACCGTTCTAGAATTGCGCTTCGTCCTGCATTAACACTTAAAACAAAGGTTGTTCGTGTGAAGCGCTTACCTAAATCGTACGGGGTTAGTTATGGGAAAACAACCACTGTAAATGGGAAACAATGGATTGCTACCTTGCCAATCGGTTATGCGGATGGATTTAGCAGACAGCTATCTAATCGCGGCGTTGCTTTAATTGGAGGGAAGAGGGTTCCGATTGTGGGCCGTGTCTGCATGGATCAAATGATGATTGACGTTAGCTCAGTCATGCCGGTAAAAGTAGGAGATGAGGTTGTATTGTATGGCAATCAGCGCGCTTCATCCATCTCCGTTGATGAAGTGGCAGATATGTTAAATACGATCTCATATGAGGTGACGAGTAAGATTAGTCGCCGTGTGCCTCGCATATATATAAAAGAGGGACAGGAGACACAGGTGATCAATTATCTGCACGCCACCTCAGGGGACTTATTCTAA